One Paenibacillus crassostreae DNA segment encodes these proteins:
- a CDS encoding glycosyltransferase family 4 protein: MKICFVTHKVKKGDGQGRVNYEVIEEALKQGHEIIVISSELSEELRNESQIEWIKMNVSKIPTILLQYQLFALFSAIWIWTHQKKMDLIVVNGFITYARSDINCIHFVHSAWVKSKYHPYRDHKNVKSLYQLFYNSLNAYLERYALKHTKQIIAVSEQVKQELVQVAKIHAQYIVVISNGVDLNEFYPRSVNRADFDLDTNTTYGLFAGDLKSNRKNLDTVLHAMAKVENINLLVLGYTEKSNYPSMAKYLGISDRVHFLGYRKDVAEIMSLADLFIFPSKYEPFSLVILEAMASGLPVITSSRCGAVELLSDNSAVVIEDPEDTTTLINVLTELASNKERLKMMALRAREDAQKNSWQNMSYKYLQIINYTSKKF, from the coding sequence ATGAAGATCTGTTTCGTTACACACAAGGTGAAGAAAGGAGACGGACAAGGAAGAGTGAATTATGAAGTCATCGAAGAAGCTTTAAAACAAGGACATGAAATCATAGTTATATCTTCAGAGCTATCCGAAGAACTTCGGAATGAAAGCCAAATAGAATGGATTAAAATGAATGTAAGCAAAATTCCTACAATTTTATTGCAGTATCAATTATTTGCGTTGTTCTCCGCTATCTGGATATGGACTCATCAGAAAAAAATGGATCTCATTGTGGTCAATGGGTTTATTACCTATGCTCGATCTGACATTAATTGTATTCATTTTGTCCATAGTGCATGGGTTAAGTCAAAGTATCATCCGTATCGTGATCATAAAAACGTCAAAAGCCTTTATCAGTTATTTTACAATAGCTTGAATGCTTATTTAGAGAGATATGCACTGAAACATACGAAACAAATCATTGCAGTGTCGGAACAAGTTAAACAGGAATTAGTACAGGTTGCAAAAATACATGCTCAATATATTGTGGTAATTTCAAATGGTGTTGATTTGAATGAGTTTTATCCACGATCTGTTAATCGGGCGGATTTTGATCTAGACACCAATACTACGTATGGTTTGTTTGCTGGAGACTTGAAATCTAATAGAAAGAACTTGGATACAGTACTTCATGCAATGGCTAAGGTGGAGAATATAAACCTATTAGTGCTTGGTTATACTGAAAAAAGTAATTATCCCAGTATGGCTAAATATCTAGGAATAAGTGATCGAGTTCACTTTTTAGGGTACAGGAAAGATGTAGCCGAAATTATGTCCCTTGCTGATTTGTTTATTTTCCCCTCAAAATATGAGCCGTTTTCGCTTGTAATCTTAGAGGCAATGGCTTCAGGATTGCCGGTTATAACAAGTAGTAGATGCGGTGCTGTTGAACTTTTGTCCGATAATTCTGCCGTTGTTATTGAGGATCCAGAGGATACAACAACGTTAATCAACGTGCTTACGGAACTTGCTTCAAATAAAGAAAGATTAAAGATGATGGCTTTGAGAGCAAGGGAAGATGCTCAAAAGAATTCATGGCAAAATATGTCGTATAAATATTTGCAAATAATCAATTACACTTCAAAGAAATTCTAG
- a CDS encoding SGNH/GDSL hydrolase family protein, which produces MLIVCLGDSITAGLGVNRSRTSYTDVLMKQLNSSDSQSVQIINYGASAMQVNESRERYEEQILELQPDIIVFAHGNTEAVVREQRKYLKFMPKRWRKPGWMDPRPYYSSRKTRKWLEKIESGLRWRVKVTLIKVFGGKQWMSLTEFNRQTTNFTRTILNHNTKTNIIFLTPGDIEEKYFPGSPESMRRYREVLQDIYELNKSSDRIFMSNPSQYLNTWNDYFMDRFHPNESGHNKIAEALMDIIIEHSLLNNNRVMKEVSL; this is translated from the coding sequence ATGTTGATCGTTTGTTTAGGTGATTCAATTACAGCAGGATTAGGCGTGAATAGATCTAGAACAAGTTATACGGATGTATTAATGAAACAACTGAATTCTTCTGATTCTCAATCCGTTCAGATTATTAATTATGGGGCTAGTGCAATGCAGGTTAATGAATCAAGAGAGAGATATGAGGAACAAATTCTAGAATTACAGCCTGACATTATCGTTTTTGCGCATGGGAATACAGAAGCCGTCGTAAGAGAACAAAGAAAGTACCTAAAATTTATGCCTAAAAGATGGAGAAAACCTGGTTGGATGGACCCAAGGCCCTATTATTCGAGCCGGAAGACTAGAAAATGGTTGGAAAAGATAGAGTCAGGGCTCCGATGGAGAGTAAAGGTTACGCTTATTAAGGTATTTGGTGGGAAGCAGTGGATGAGTTTAACAGAATTCAATAGACAAACAACTAATTTTACTAGAACAATCCTTAATCATAATACAAAAACAAATATTATATTTCTAACTCCAGGGGATATCGAAGAAAAATACTTCCCGGGATCTCCGGAATCGATGAGGAGATATAGAGAGGTATTACAAGATATATATGAGCTGAATAAATCTAGCGACAGAATATTTATGAGTAACCCATCACAGTATTTGAATACATGGAACGATTATTTTATGGATCGCTTTCACCCTAATGAAAGTGGTCATAACAAAATTGCTGAGGCACTCATGGACATAATTATTGAGCATTCTCTCTTGAATAATAACAGAGTAATGAAAGAGGTAAGCCTATGA
- a CDS encoding O-antigen ligase family protein, whose translation MERIFRIGALKPGIRMLLYGLMKLAGIVVLGSVVGVAGSIDSLHMKLLEFTILLVSMIISLHIYAYRSDLLLPYSLLIWVVSPEIRRLMDWSFQSYSDTSIISLMPYCVGLILLIPIVKNIKQVDRRISLISKIMGVALIYGFFLGFLSFGLSSVFDLLNNIVPFLVLIYVNVSNFDSDVRDKWLRSFSYLGVIVATYGIYQYMVLPPWDEFWMIRSKMGSIGLPEPQNFRVFSILNSPGPAGVFLGLALAIMTVQKKWRVFGIIGIMIVAFGLLLTLVRVGWIACLVMILAYFIRAHLKNKIKLLGLVMIFAVAYVFVLPLLPGANNVVSRIETFGSLEEDHSFNERLNFSSNILSQVVGNPIGMGLGSSGLGAKLTQNSDTLVSFDNGYLNIFYTFGLPLGIAIIATLIYLLFDLFKVSKREKVYSPISLAAISAVLFLLSASNVLSGLTGFILFFIISLAYIPKSSNQEVT comes from the coding sequence GTGGAGAGGATCTTTAGAATAGGTGCTTTAAAGCCTGGCATTAGAATGTTACTATACGGATTAATGAAACTTGCGGGAATAGTCGTTCTTGGGTCAGTTGTTGGAGTTGCTGGTTCAATAGATTCACTCCATATGAAGCTTCTAGAATTTACAATCCTACTCGTGAGTATGATTATTTCATTACACATCTATGCCTATAGATCGGACTTGTTACTTCCATATAGTTTACTGATCTGGGTAGTGAGTCCAGAAATAAGGCGCTTAATGGATTGGTCGTTTCAGTCATACAGTGATACATCTATCATTTCACTTATGCCCTATTGTGTAGGGTTGATCCTACTAATACCAATTGTTAAAAACATCAAGCAAGTTGATCGTAGAATTAGCTTGATATCTAAAATTATGGGAGTAGCTTTGATTTATGGATTTTTCCTCGGATTTCTAAGTTTTGGACTATCGTCAGTATTTGATTTGTTAAATAATATTGTTCCGTTTCTTGTCTTAATTTATGTGAATGTAAGCAATTTCGATAGTGATGTCCGTGATAAATGGCTAAGAAGTTTCTCTTATCTTGGCGTAATCGTTGCTACCTATGGAATATATCAATATATGGTTCTTCCCCCATGGGATGAATTTTGGATGATTAGATCTAAGATGGGTTCCATTGGGCTACCTGAGCCTCAGAACTTTCGAGTTTTCTCTATCTTGAATTCACCTGGACCAGCAGGTGTATTTCTTGGATTAGCATTGGCGATCATGACTGTTCAGAAAAAATGGAGAGTATTTGGAATCATTGGAATCATGATTGTAGCATTTGGATTGCTTCTTACTTTGGTTCGTGTGGGATGGATTGCTTGTTTGGTTATGATCCTTGCCTACTTTATTAGAGCACATTTGAAAAATAAAATAAAACTGCTTGGTTTGGTTATGATCTTTGCTGTGGCTTATGTATTTGTCCTTCCTCTATTACCAGGGGCTAATAATGTTGTTTCTAGAATTGAGACATTCGGGTCATTAGAAGAAGATCATTCATTTAATGAAAGATTGAATTTTTCAAGCAATATTTTATCACAAGTAGTGGGTAACCCTATAGGAATGGGTCTGGGAAGTTCAGGGCTAGGTGCGAAGTTAACACAAAATTCAGATACACTAGTATCATTTGACAACGGTTATTTAAACATATTTTATACATTCGGACTTCCATTGGGAATAGCTATAATAGCAACATTGATTTACCTCCTTTTTGACCTTTTCAAGGTAAGTAAAAGAGAGAAAGTCTATTCTCCTATTTCATTGGCCGCAATTAGTGCTGTTTTATTTCTTTTATCTGCAAGTAATGTTTTGAGTGGATTAACTGGGTTTATTCTTTTCTTTATTATTTCACTCGCTTATATACCAAAGTCCTCAAATCAAGAGGTGACGTAG
- a CDS encoding glycosyltransferase family 2 protein: MKISVIVPSYQRVDALLNCLEGIQKQTRYPDEIIVVVRNTDDSTLQYLSSIHMENLKIALIEQSGVIAALNLGIKESIGSIVVLTDDDTVSHSNWLEKIENYYVTNPDIGGVGGRDIVHFRGKPVEAIKQQVGIIKPYGRIIGNHHIGLGSTREVDILKGANMSFRKDAIRGMEFDEKLKGTGAQIYNEMEFSLSVKQKGWKLIYDPKVCVDHYPAERFDEDQRNSFNEIAFFNMAHNETYTLLKHSNWKRRLLYIGWVILIGSKSSPGVVQFMRMLPKEKYNSFKKILISYKGRWGGWKTWRGSLE, from the coding sequence ATGAAAATTAGTGTCATTGTACCGTCATATCAAAGAGTGGATGCTTTACTGAATTGTTTGGAAGGAATACAGAAACAAACGAGATACCCTGATGAAATCATCGTAGTAGTAAGAAATACAGATGACAGTACATTACAATACTTATCATCTATTCACATGGAAAACTTAAAAATTGCTCTCATTGAACAGTCAGGTGTGATAGCTGCATTGAACTTAGGGATCAAGGAAAGCATAGGATCTATTGTAGTATTAACCGATGATGATACAGTTTCCCATTCGAATTGGCTTGAAAAGATAGAGAATTATTATGTAACGAATCCTGATATAGGCGGAGTTGGAGGTAGAGATATCGTACACTTTCGTGGCAAACCGGTTGAAGCTATAAAACAACAGGTCGGTATTATAAAGCCATATGGTCGGATCATAGGGAATCATCATATTGGACTGGGAAGCACTCGTGAAGTGGATATTCTTAAGGGTGCCAATATGAGTTTTAGGAAAGATGCAATTCGAGGTATGGAATTTGATGAGAAATTAAAGGGTACTGGTGCTCAAATATATAACGAAATGGAGTTCAGTCTATCCGTTAAACAGAAAGGCTGGAAACTTATTTATGATCCCAAAGTATGTGTGGACCACTATCCAGCTGAGAGATTTGATGAGGATCAAAGAAACAGCTTCAATGAGATAGCTTTTTTCAATATGGCACATAATGAGACTTACACTTTACTTAAACATTCCAATTGGAAAAGAAGATTGCTATATATCGGATGGGTTATTCTCATTGGAAGCAAATCTTCACCTGGAGTTGTTCAATTTATGAGGATGTTGCCTAAAGAGAAATATAATAGTTTTAAAAAGATATTGATTTCATATAAAGGTAGATGGGGTGGTTGGAAAACGTGGAGAGGATCTTTAGAATAG
- the galU gene encoding UTP--glucose-1-phosphate uridylyltransferase GalU: MKRVTKAIIPAAGLGTRFLPATKAMPKEMLPIVDKPTIQYIVEEAVASGIEDIIIVTGKGKRAIEDHFDHAIELENNLFNKGKFNLLEEVRRSSNVEIHYIRQKEAKGLGHAVWCARNFIGNEPFAVLLGDDIVQSQTPCIKQLAEQFEQVQKSVIGVQSVPYDQTKRYGIVAPLERFGRLHQVDYLIEKPPLGQAPSNLAIMGRYILTPEIFAILEHQETGAGGEIQLTDAIQQLNESQGVYAYDFEGTRYDVGEKLGFIMTTLSFALQNEELCKPLLQGLETILERERLVRMSR, translated from the coding sequence ATGAAAAGAGTAACAAAGGCAATTATTCCTGCAGCGGGTCTTGGGACACGCTTCTTACCTGCAACGAAAGCGATGCCGAAGGAAATGCTCCCGATTGTCGATAAGCCCACCATTCAATACATCGTGGAAGAAGCGGTGGCATCCGGTATTGAAGACATTATTATTGTGACCGGTAAAGGCAAACGCGCCATTGAAGACCACTTCGACCATGCAATCGAATTGGAGAATAATTTGTTCAATAAGGGCAAGTTCAATCTGCTTGAAGAAGTTCGTCGTTCCTCTAATGTAGAAATCCATTACATACGTCAAAAGGAAGCAAAGGGTCTTGGCCATGCCGTATGGTGCGCCCGAAACTTTATCGGTAACGAACCGTTCGCCGTGTTGCTCGGGGATGATATCGTCCAATCCCAGACTCCTTGTATCAAGCAGCTAGCGGAGCAATTCGAACAAGTACAGAAATCTGTGATTGGCGTTCAAAGCGTTCCCTATGACCAAACGAAACGCTATGGCATAGTAGCTCCACTAGAGAGGTTCGGTCGTTTACATCAGGTAGATTATTTGATAGAGAAACCTCCACTGGGTCAAGCGCCGTCTAACCTGGCAATCATGGGCAGATACATATTAACTCCCGAAATATTCGCAATTCTGGAACATCAAGAAACAGGAGCCGGTGGAGAAATACAGTTGACGGATGCTATACAACAGCTGAATGAGAGTCAAGGCGTGTATGCATACGACTTCGAAGGCACTCGCTATGATGTAGGCGAGAAGCTGGGATTCATTATGACTACGCTCAGCTTTGCGCTGCAGAATGAAGAGTTATGTAAACCGCTGTTGCAAGGATTGGAAACGATTCTTGAACGAGAGCGTCTTGTCAGAATGAGTCGCTAA
- a CDS encoding CpsD/CapB family tyrosine-protein kinase yields MRRSINNSGLIASVNPESPISEVYRLLRTNIHYSSIDQALKTIMVTSSQAGEGKTTTISNLAITYAQEGRNVLLIDMDMRKPSLHRIFSQPNHHGLSTVLTGQTSVQDAIHETMINQLSLLPSGPVPVNPSDLIDSIAMREMLDQLIHQYDIILMDTPPVLAVTDSVIASTLCDGVIMVVAAGKVKKVHLKKAKEQLDHVNARMLGVVLNRINRDDQPDFYMNYYGMKG; encoded by the coding sequence ATGCGTCGATCAATCAATAATAGCGGCTTAATCGCTTCTGTGAATCCCGAATCGCCTATCTCGGAAGTATATCGGCTACTTCGAACCAACATCCATTATTCTTCTATAGATCAGGCATTGAAGACCATCATGGTCACTTCTTCCCAAGCAGGAGAAGGTAAAACCACAACGATAAGCAACTTGGCTATTACCTATGCACAAGAAGGTAGGAATGTGCTACTGATTGATATGGATATGCGTAAGCCATCTCTGCATCGTATTTTCTCCCAACCCAATCATCACGGCTTAAGCACAGTATTAACAGGACAGACAAGTGTACAAGACGCGATTCATGAAACCATGATCAATCAGTTATCGCTACTTCCATCTGGACCGGTACCGGTTAATCCGTCCGATCTCATTGACTCTATAGCAATGCGGGAAATGCTGGATCAACTGATTCATCAATATGACATTATTCTCATGGACACTCCACCGGTATTGGCTGTTACGGACAGCGTCATTGCCAGCACATTGTGCGATGGCGTTATTATGGTGGTTGCTGCAGGCAAGGTGAAGAAAGTTCATTTGAAGAAAGCCAAAGAACAGTTGGATCATGTCAACGCTCGAATGTTGGGTGTTGTACTTAACCGGATCAATCGAGATGACCAACCGGACTTTTATATGAATTATTACGGAATGAAAGGCTAA
- a CDS encoding YveK family protein has product MELKQYFGIVLKKWWLILAIVVIAIAATGVKSFYFTTPIYSANAKLIVNQSAMAGEGGTLNTGTIQTSIILINSYKEIIRSSTIMNKVVEQFPELGVTSNQLSSIISVSSANNSQVMNLVYQDTSYAKAAAIINAVSTVFKEQIPHIMNVDNITILSEADTTASPGPINFNPIMNILISLVVSLMLAIGIVFLLDYLDDTLKTEVEIVGILDVSVLAVVGKITKSDLKTSRRKVALQNQKVGESKYASINQ; this is encoded by the coding sequence ATGGAACTCAAACAGTATTTTGGAATTGTTCTGAAGAAATGGTGGCTGATATTAGCCATTGTCGTCATCGCGATCGCAGCAACAGGTGTCAAAAGCTTTTACTTTACAACACCAATCTATTCGGCTAACGCCAAACTTATCGTTAATCAGTCAGCAATGGCGGGTGAAGGGGGAACCCTCAATACAGGTACTATACAAACGAGTATCATCCTTATTAATTCCTATAAAGAAATTATCAGATCATCGACCATTATGAATAAAGTTGTTGAGCAGTTCCCCGAGTTGGGCGTTACTTCTAATCAACTGTCCTCGATCATATCTGTCAGTTCAGCGAACAATTCGCAAGTTATGAATTTAGTCTATCAGGATACATCCTACGCCAAGGCTGCTGCTATCATCAATGCTGTCTCAACAGTATTTAAAGAGCAAATTCCTCACATTATGAATGTAGATAACATCACCATTCTAAGCGAGGCAGATACGACCGCATCTCCTGGTCCGATCAATTTTAATCCGATCATGAACATTTTGATCAGCCTTGTTGTTTCGCTTATGCTGGCGATTGGAATTGTCTTTCTTCTCGATTATCTAGACGATACGTTGAAGACAGAAGTTGAAATTGTTGGAATTCTAGACGTTTCCGTCCTTGCCGTTGTAGGGAAGATTACGAAGAGTGACTTGAAGACTTCCCGGAGGAAGGTAGCATTACAAAATCAAAAAGTAGGTGAGAGCAAATATGCGTCGATCAATCAATAA
- a CDS encoding VanZ family protein yields MRIILTALWALVLFIFTCSVNFHLLIRYQIVDFQFNPNPNWSELLRLDFQWTSHDWVQRKIGHFVGFFILALLASNFGKTKSAFFFTIFYAALTEILQLFFLRGGRIYDIVNDSAGIFFAYLLCLVLFRETQAVPKT; encoded by the coding sequence ATGCGTATTATTCTTACTGCTCTATGGGCTTTAGTCTTGTTTATCTTCACTTGTTCAGTTAACTTCCATCTACTCATCAGATATCAAATTGTTGATTTCCAATTTAATCCCAATCCCAATTGGTCGGAGCTGCTTAGGCTTGATTTCCAATGGACTAGTCATGATTGGGTTCAACGAAAAATAGGACATTTTGTCGGTTTCTTTATCCTCGCGCTACTCGCATCAAACTTTGGCAAAACTAAATCTGCTTTCTTCTTCACTATCTTCTATGCAGCTTTAACCGAAATCCTTCAGCTATTCTTCCTCCGGGGAGGCCGGATCTATGACATCGTCAACGATTCCGCCGGTATTTTCTTTGCATATCTATTATGTCTTGTCCTGTTTCGTGAAACTCAAGCCGTACCAAAAACATAA
- a CDS encoding asparagine synthase-related protein gives MSAIAGIYRFNGEDAQIEHGGFMMEALKQYPANQSALWHKEQVLLGCHAQWITEQSIHETLPYYDHHRELAITADAIIDNRDELMDQLQVLHNVRKSMTDSEILLLAYEQWGESMPARLVGDFAFVIWDERKKQFFGARDFSGARTLYYHRNEQQLSFCTVIHPLLSLPYIHKELNEPWLAEFLAISGVFEPPDLSTTIYKHIEQLPPSHTISIKNNKVVITRYNALSDVAPLQLTSSLDYEEAFRNVFNIAVTSRIQRTNRNVGAHLSGGLDSGAVVSFAARALQNNNRPLHTFSYVPEDGFVDWTSKYRLADERPLIKQTVQYVGNIDDNYMDFKGRSSLSEVDDWLDIMESPYKFFDNTFWLRGIYEEAQQRGIDIMLNGARGNYSISWGPAIEYYTKLMKKFEWLRLSREIKLFSKNVGVGRKRVYSIVGRKAYPILERVRPSSSPYDYPQLINSDYAKLAGVYDKLGDTNFTGIGSTQDLPADPLEARRQHYDRVNMWSTTGTSSCKLSLRYSVWSHDPTNDLRVIRFCLSTPMEQFVQNGVDRSLVRRATKGWLPDPIRLNQRTRGIQAADSIHRMSDEWPVFIEELEHLSRDSRMQQIINMPVFHNALTEARNGLHPNQAYDPTIKLLMRSLIVYRFLQKNF, from the coding sequence ATGAGTGCAATAGCCGGTATTTATCGTTTCAATGGAGAAGATGCTCAGATCGAGCATGGTGGCTTTATGATGGAAGCACTGAAGCAGTACCCAGCTAATCAAAGTGCGTTATGGCATAAGGAGCAGGTATTACTTGGATGCCATGCACAGTGGATCACTGAGCAATCCATACACGAAACACTGCCATACTACGACCATCATCGAGAGCTTGCTATAACGGCAGATGCCATCATTGACAACCGGGATGAATTAATGGATCAATTGCAAGTATTACATAATGTTAGGAAAAGTATGACAGACAGTGAAATCTTACTGCTCGCTTATGAGCAGTGGGGTGAAAGTATGCCAGCAAGACTGGTCGGAGATTTCGCCTTCGTTATTTGGGATGAGAGAAAGAAGCAATTTTTTGGAGCTAGGGATTTCTCAGGCGCTCGCACGCTCTATTATCACCGCAATGAACAGCAGTTGTCCTTCTGCACCGTGATCCATCCGTTGTTGTCTTTGCCTTATATACATAAGGAGCTTAACGAACCATGGCTGGCTGAATTTCTCGCAATCAGCGGTGTTTTCGAGCCACCGGATCTTTCAACTACTATTTATAAACATATTGAACAATTACCGCCGTCTCATACGATCAGCATCAAGAATAACAAGGTGGTTATTACTAGATACAATGCCCTTTCGGATGTAGCTCCTCTACAACTTACATCATCGCTAGATTATGAAGAAGCATTCCGGAACGTGTTCAATATAGCCGTCACTTCAAGGATCCAACGCACTAACCGAAATGTCGGTGCTCATCTTAGCGGAGGGTTAGACTCAGGTGCAGTCGTTAGCTTTGCTGCTAGAGCCTTACAGAATAATAACCGTCCACTACATACATTCAGTTACGTGCCTGAAGATGGATTCGTGGATTGGACATCAAAGTACAGACTCGCAGACGAACGGCCACTCATCAAACAAACCGTACAATATGTAGGTAACATTGACGACAATTACATGGATTTCAAAGGAAGAAGCTCCTTATCTGAAGTTGATGATTGGCTTGATATTATGGAATCGCCGTACAAGTTCTTTGATAATACCTTCTGGTTGAGAGGAATTTATGAGGAAGCACAACAACGCGGAATCGATATTATGCTCAACGGAGCCAGAGGAAATTATAGTATCTCTTGGGGGCCTGCGATCGAATATTACACGAAACTTATGAAGAAATTTGAATGGCTTCGCTTATCACGAGAAATTAAGCTATTCAGTAAAAATGTCGGAGTAGGACGCAAGCGTGTCTATTCTATTGTCGGCCGTAAAGCATACCCGATTTTGGAGCGAGTAAGACCATCCAGCTCACCTTATGACTATCCCCAATTAATAAATTCAGATTATGCCAAGTTAGCTGGAGTCTATGACAAGCTTGGAGATACCAATTTCACAGGTATTGGATCGACACAGGATTTACCAGCAGATCCGCTTGAAGCAAGAAGGCAACATTACGACCGCGTGAATATGTGGAGTACAACAGGCACAAGTAGTTGTAAGCTCTCTCTTCGATATTCGGTATGGAGCCATGATCCAACCAATGACCTTCGGGTTATTCGATTCTGCCTGTCAACTCCAATGGAACAATTCGTACAGAATGGCGTGGATCGTTCATTAGTTAGACGGGCTACAAAAGGTTGGCTCCCTGATCCAATCCGACTCAATCAACGTACCCGAGGGATACAAGCAGCCGACTCTATCCATCGAATGTCTGATGAATGGCCCGTGTTTATCGAAGAGCTTGAGCATTTGAGCCGTGATTCTCGAATGCAGCAGATCATCAACATGCCTGTCTTCCATAATGCACTAACAGAAGCCCGCAATGGCCTTCATCCGAATCAAGCCTACGATCCTACCATCAAGCTATTAATGCGTAGCTTAATCGTGTACCGATTTCTCCAAAAGAACTTTTGA
- a CDS encoding paeninodin family lasso peptide — translation MKKEWNIPALEILNVSMTMAGPGNARPDGVQPDPDETIHHTS, via the coding sequence ATGAAAAAAGAGTGGAATATACCTGCTTTAGAAATACTTAACGTTAGCATGACAATGGCTGGTCCTGGTAATGCAAGACCAGACGGGGTACAACCGGATCCGGATGAAACAATACATCACACAAGCTAA
- a CDS encoding aldolase, whose translation MVNIMSKNIYKAFGYSIQSDILLPELQQIYNPESNINIDITIRYADLTEKWLELSVSTKKFVVTEDLIMFMIPNLAIFAVEGGTTITISSEKDANEDKLRLYVLGSCMGAILLQRKILPLHGSAVVIDHKAYAFIGDSGHGKSTLASAFIQRGFQLLTDDVIAVTLDQHNIPYVTPAYPQQKLWQESLDTFGMNSDQFRPVFDRETKYAIPVTSHFSIDPLPLAGVFELIKMDCSQPEIRAIEKLERLPLLYRHTYRNLFLPNKGLTPWHFDTTARMSGHIDIYQIQRPLNQPTVHQLTDMVLSSIGK comes from the coding sequence GTGGTTAACATAATGAGCAAGAACATATATAAAGCATTCGGGTATTCCATACAAAGCGACATCCTACTACCTGAACTACAGCAGATATACAATCCTGAAAGTAACATTAATATTGATATTACTATCCGCTATGCTGATTTAACTGAAAAATGGTTAGAACTATCTGTCTCAACTAAGAAATTCGTAGTCACCGAGGACCTGATCATGTTCATGATACCCAACCTAGCAATCTTCGCCGTAGAAGGCGGAACAACCATCACGATTTCATCTGAGAAGGATGCGAACGAAGATAAACTTCGACTATATGTGCTTGGGTCATGTATGGGTGCTATATTACTGCAGAGAAAGATTCTGCCATTGCATGGCAGTGCGGTAGTCATTGACCATAAAGCTTACGCATTCATTGGTGATTCGGGCCATGGTAAGTCTACACTCGCTTCTGCTTTTATCCAGCGAGGATTCCAGTTGTTAACTGACGACGTCATCGCTGTTACACTGGATCAGCACAATATTCCTTATGTGACACCAGCTTATCCGCAGCAGAAGCTATGGCAGGAGAGCTTGGATACCTTCGGTATGAATTCAGATCAATTCCGTCCAGTATTCGATCGCGAAACCAAATATGCAATCCCCGTCACCTCCCATTTCTCTATTGACCCCCTCCCTTTAGCTGGTGTATTTGAGTTGATTAAGATGGATTGTAGCCAGCCAGAAATTCGAGCGATCGAGAAATTAGAACGACTTCCGCTTTTGTATCGTCATACATACCGTAATCTTTTCCTTCCAAACAAAGGCTTAACCCCATGGCATTTCGATACGACAGCTCGCATGTCAGGTCATATCGACATTTACCAAATCCAGCGTCCATTAAATCAGCCTACCGTACATCAACTGACCGACATGGTGTTATCTTCGATCGGGAAGTAA